One region of Deltaproteobacteria bacterium genomic DNA includes:
- a CDS encoding pilus assembly protein, translating to MSRRPSLTGPERTREAKGRSRGQTLAEFGITISLLIVLILGIFQVGYLIYQQYVAINLAREGANLALREKSLDVVESAIRSARPDFDADTKLILSVVELGPPGGPTAGDPIITQRHVAGTLTGASVLGEPPPSSYGAGPTYTAKDLRDSSIRARAPLPNSLTIRQGQSVYVAEIYLKRRDITPLAGVQLPNSLYSVAYF from the coding sequence ATGTCGAGGAGACCATCGCTCACGGGCCCGGAGCGGACGCGAGAGGCGAAGGGACGCTCGCGTGGCCAGACGCTCGCCGAGTTCGGCATCACGATCTCTCTCCTGATCGTCCTGATCCTCGGGATCTTCCAGGTGGGATACCTGATCTACCAGCAGTACGTCGCCATCAATCTCGCACGAGAGGGAGCGAATCTCGCCCTGAGGGAGAAGAGCCTCGACGTCGTCGAGTCCGCGATCCGCTCGGCCCGCCCCGACTTCGACGCCGACACGAAGCTCATCCTCTCGGTCGTCGAGCTGGGTCCGCCGGGAGGGCCGACCGCGGGGGACCCCATCATCACCCAGCGGCACGTCGCGGGGACGCTGACCGGCGCGAGCGTGCTCGGGGAGCCCCCGCCGTCCTCGTACGGTGCAGGTCCGACCTACACTGCAAAGGATCTTCGTGACAGCAGCATACGGGCGAGGGCCCCGCTCCCGAACAGCCTGACCATCCGCCAGGGCCAGTCGGTGTACGTGGCCGAGATCTACCTCAAGCGACGCGACATCACGCCGCTCGCGGGCGTCCAGCTCCCCAACAGCCTCTACTCGGTCGCGTACTTCTGA
- a CDS encoding pilus assembly protein, giving the protein MPTDTVRNHDPQPSARPTSTRRPRRAGSPRPAPGQALIETAIGIVLLLLLTFSVIDAGMLFFAYMTLQNGVTEATRSAVTGQQANTASNPTRNKDSIMRSMRNATPGLKIVDSEFDFRDVTHDTPGTGGPNDVIRVTVTHPYRLISPMLWPLVGKGGVINLAVSATMRNEPYPAS; this is encoded by the coding sequence GTGCCCACGGACACCGTGCGCAACCACGACCCACAGCCCTCCGCTCGCCCGACGAGCACCCGGCGACCGCGTCGCGCCGGCTCCCCGCGACCGGCGCCTGGCCAGGCCCTCATCGAGACGGCCATCGGCATCGTGCTCCTTCTGCTGCTCACGTTCTCGGTGATCGACGCGGGGATGCTCTTCTTCGCCTACATGACCCTCCAGAACGGGGTCACCGAAGCGACGCGGTCCGCGGTGACGGGACAGCAGGCGAACACCGCCTCCAACCCGACCAGAAACAAGGACTCGATCATGCGCAGCATGCGCAATGCGACGCCCGGGCTCAAGATCGTCGACAGCGAGTTCGACTTCCGCGATGTCACGCACGACACGCCGGGCACGGGCGGCCCCAACGACGTCATCCGGGTCACGGTCACGCATCCGTACCGGCTGATCTCGCCGATGCTGTGGCCGCTCGTCGGCAAGGGGGGCGTCATCAACCTGGCCGTCTCTGCCACGATGAGGAACGAGCCCTATCCCGCCTCGTGA
- a CDS encoding peptide deformylase: MAVLKVARLGHPILRQVAEPVSPEAIGAPEIQRLIDDMFETMGDHDGAGLAAPQVHVSRRIVIYGVESNPRYPDAEPVPPTVLINPRLTPLTQDQEEDWEGCLSVPDLRGKVPRFTRVRVEGYGRDGKAVRFTAEGFHARVVQHECDHLDGKVYLDRMRSLETLTFLPEFQRYWLTRR; encoded by the coding sequence ATGGCGGTCCTCAAGGTGGCGCGGCTGGGCCACCCCATCCTCCGGCAGGTGGCCGAGCCGGTCTCTCCCGAGGCGATCGGCGCGCCCGAGATCCAGCGCCTGATCGACGACATGTTCGAGACCATGGGCGACCACGACGGCGCGGGCCTCGCCGCGCCCCAGGTGCACGTCTCGCGCCGCATCGTCATCTACGGCGTCGAGTCGAACCCGCGCTACCCCGATGCGGAGCCGGTCCCGCCCACCGTCCTCATCAACCCCAGGCTGACCCCGCTCACGCAGGACCAGGAGGAGGACTGGGAGGGCTGTCTCAGCGTGCCCGACCTGCGCGGCAAGGTGCCGCGCTTCACGCGCGTGCGGGTCGAGGGCTACGGGCGCGACGGCAAGGCGGTCCGCTTCACGGCCGAGGGCTTCCACGCCCGCGTGGTGCAGCACGAGTGCGACCACCTGGACGGGAAGGTGTACCTCGACCGGATGCGGTCCCTGGAGACGCTCACCTTCCTGCCCGAGTTCCAGCGCTACTGGCTCACACGGCGGTAG
- a CDS encoding isoprenylcysteine carboxylmethyltransferase family protein: MLASAGVVLHGWARRTLGPMWSGVVQVRAQHVLVERGPYRLVRHPIYLAGLLLAAGSFLAHPSPASACLGGGFAAGVVLKAWLEEHALRGVLGEEYTRYAARVPALIPWPRAPRHLRRAVSGTPR, encoded by the coding sequence ATGCTCGCGAGCGCCGGCGTCGTCCTGCACGGCTGGGCACGGCGGACGCTCGGGCCGATGTGGTCGGGCGTGGTCCAGGTGCGCGCGCAGCACGTGCTCGTCGAGCGCGGGCCGTACCGCCTCGTGCGCCACCCGATCTACCTGGCCGGCCTCCTGCTCGCCGCCGGCTCGTTCCTCGCGCATCCGTCGCCCGCGAGCGCGTGCCTCGGGGGCGGCTTCGCCGCCGGCGTGGTGCTGAAGGCGTGGCTCGAGGAGCACGCGCTGCGCGGCGTGCTCGGGGAGGAGTACACGCGCTACGCGGCGCGCGTGCCGGCGCTGATTCCGTGGCCGCGCGCGCCCCGCCACCTGCGCCGAGCGGTCAGCGGCACGCCGCGATGA
- a CDS encoding TIGR03617 family F420-dependent LLM class oxidoreductase gives MKIDGGLMTTDLRDAARLAAHVERLGYDGLWTAEAGHDPYLPAAFAATATERITIGTNIAVAFPRSPLVHAQVAWDLQAASRGRFVLGLGTQVKGHNERRYSTPWLAPGPRLREMIQLIRHIWDVWQHGTRPGFEGKYYRFSLMTPFFSPAPLDCPLPQLYIAGLNPYVCRLAGELADGFHIHPFHSMKFIRESVLPNVEAGLEKASRRSEQVALATTAFVIAGKSRDEIERARAPVRQQISFYASTRTYIGVLEAHGWGETCYRLNEKAAQGDWAGMASLITDEMLEVYAVEGTYDEIPGLLKKKYGGVIDRLGFYAPVRPGTDDELWRRLIAACR, from the coding sequence ATGAAGATCGACGGCGGCCTCATGACGACCGACCTGCGCGACGCGGCCCGGCTCGCGGCGCACGTCGAGCGGCTCGGCTACGACGGCCTGTGGACGGCGGAAGCGGGGCACGACCCGTACCTGCCCGCGGCGTTCGCCGCGACGGCGACCGAGCGCATCACGATCGGCACCAACATCGCGGTCGCCTTCCCGCGCAGCCCGCTCGTCCACGCCCAGGTCGCCTGGGACCTGCAGGCCGCCTCGCGCGGCCGCTTCGTCCTCGGGCTCGGCACGCAGGTGAAGGGGCACAACGAGCGCCGCTACTCGACGCCGTGGCTGGCGCCGGGGCCGCGGCTGCGCGAGATGATCCAGCTGATCCGCCACATCTGGGACGTGTGGCAGCACGGGACGCGGCCCGGGTTCGAGGGCAAGTACTACCGGTTCAGCCTGATGACGCCCTTCTTCAGCCCCGCGCCGCTCGACTGCCCGCTGCCCCAGCTCTACATCGCGGGCCTGAACCCCTACGTGTGCAGGCTCGCCGGCGAGCTGGCCGACGGCTTCCACATCCATCCCTTCCACTCGATGAAGTTCATCCGCGAGAGCGTGCTGCCGAACGTCGAGGCCGGACTCGAGAAGGCGAGCCGCAGGAGCGAGCAGGTGGCGCTCGCCACCACCGCGTTCGTCATCGCCGGCAAGAGCCGCGACGAGATCGAGCGGGCGCGGGCGCCGGTGCGCCAGCAGATCTCCTTCTACGCCTCGACCCGCACGTACATCGGCGTCCTCGAGGCGCACGGCTGGGGCGAGACCTGCTACCGCCTGAACGAGAAGGCCGCGCAGGGCGATTGGGCCGGCATGGCCTCGCTCATCACCGACGAGATGCTGGAGGTCTACGCCGTCGAGGGCACCTACGACGAGATCCCCGGGCTGCTCAAGAAGAAGTACGGCGGCGTGATCGACCGCCTCGGGTTCTACGCGCCGGTCCGGCCGGGCACGGACGACGAGCTCTGGCGCCGGCTCATCGCGGCGTGCCGCTGA
- a CDS encoding inorganic phosphate transporter has product MLVLVLLILVALAFDFMNGFHDAANSIATIVSTRVLTPRAAVAWAAFFNFVAAFGFGVAVATTVGRGIVSPEVVDHAVIFAALVGAFLWDLITWRYGLPSSSSHALIAGLAGAGIAKAGFGVLLPAGLVKVVVFIVVSPLVGFLLGALFMLVIIRLVYRATPATIDRAFRRLQLVSAAGYSLGHGTNDAQKTMGIIAVLLFTSGYLGEKFYVPFWVILICHAAIALGTAFGGWRIVRTMGMRLTALQPVGGFCAETAGAIALLGSATFGIPVSTTHTITGAIVGVGSTRRFSAVRWGVAQSVVLAWILTIPCTAAMSALIYLPFRLG; this is encoded by the coding sequence ATGCTCGTCCTCGTCCTCCTCATCCTCGTCGCGCTGGCCTTCGACTTCATGAACGGCTTCCACGACGCGGCCAACTCGATCGCCACCATCGTCTCGACCCGGGTGCTCACGCCGCGTGCGGCGGTGGCGTGGGCGGCGTTCTTCAACTTCGTGGCGGCCTTCGGCTTCGGGGTGGCGGTGGCGACCACGGTGGGGAGGGGGATCGTCTCCCCCGAGGTGGTGGACCACGCGGTCATCTTCGCGGCGCTCGTGGGCGCCTTCCTCTGGGATCTGATCACCTGGCGCTACGGGCTCCCGAGCAGCTCCTCGCACGCGCTCATCGCGGGCCTCGCCGGCGCCGGGATCGCGAAGGCCGGCTTCGGGGTGCTGCTGCCGGCGGGGCTGGTGAAGGTCGTCGTCTTCATCGTCGTCTCCCCGCTCGTCGGCTTCCTCCTGGGCGCGCTCTTCATGCTGGTCATCATCCGCCTCGTCTATCGGGCCACGCCGGCCACGATCGATCGCGCCTTCCGGCGGCTCCAGCTCGTCTCGGCCGCCGGCTACAGCCTCGGGCACGGCACCAACGACGCGCAGAAGACGATGGGCATCATCGCCGTGCTCCTCTTCACCTCGGGCTACCTGGGCGAGAAGTTCTACGTGCCGTTCTGGGTCATCCTGATCTGCCACGCGGCGATCGCGCTCGGCACGGCGTTCGGCGGCTGGCGGATCGTGCGCACCATGGGCATGCGGCTGACGGCGCTCCAGCCGGTCGGCGGCTTCTGCGCCGAGACGGCGGGCGCCATCGCGCTGCTCGGCTCGGCCACCTTCGGCATCCCGGTGAGCACGACGCACACCATCACGGGCGCGATCGTCGGCGTCGGCAGCACGCGGCGCTTCTCGGCCGTGCGCTGGGGCGTGGCGCAGAGCGTGGTGCTGGCGTGGATCCTGACCATCCCGTGCACGGCGGCGATGTCCGCCCTCATCTACCTGCCCTTCCGGCTCGGCTGA
- a CDS encoding DUF47 domain-containing protein: MATAPHKGFFARLLPASGGEQFFDLFEQHAERAREAAELLAAVLHDGADPEQQAVRVKAVEHQGDEITHTVIERLHQTFITPIDRGDIHELISRMDDVLDLIEASAERIALYGIRTMEPEARELAEVLKKAVVEMGAAVGTLRDLKDRPRLLAHCTEINRLENLGDQLLRRAVARLFREGADPIHVVKWKEIYDYLENAIDRCEDVANVIEGVALEYA, encoded by the coding sequence ATGGCGACGGCGCCGCACAAGGGGTTCTTCGCGCGCCTCCTTCCGGCGAGCGGGGGCGAGCAGTTCTTCGACCTCTTCGAGCAGCACGCCGAGCGCGCGCGCGAGGCGGCGGAGCTCCTGGCCGCCGTGCTCCACGACGGCGCCGATCCCGAGCAGCAGGCGGTCCGGGTGAAGGCCGTCGAGCACCAGGGGGACGAGATCACCCACACGGTGATCGAGCGCCTGCACCAGACCTTCATCACGCCCATCGACCGCGGCGACATCCACGAGCTCATCTCGCGCATGGACGACGTCCTCGACCTGATCGAGGCCTCGGCCGAGCGCATCGCGCTCTACGGCATCCGCACCATGGAGCCCGAGGCGCGCGAGCTGGCAGAGGTGCTGAAGAAGGCGGTCGTGGAGATGGGAGCGGCCGTGGGCACGCTGCGCGACCTGAAAGACCGGCCGCGCCTCCTCGCCCACTGCACGGAGATCAACCGCCTCGAGAACCTGGGCGACCAGCTCCTGCGGCGCGCGGTCGCCCGCCTCTTCCGCGAGGGCGCCGATCCCATCCACGTCGTCAAGTGGAAGGAGATCTACGACTACCTGGAGAACGCGATCGATCGCTGCGAGGACGTCGCCAACGTGATCGAAGGCGTGGCACTCGAGTACGCCTGA
- a CDS encoding polyphosphate kinase 2 family protein, with the protein MAHHRVPPRTRVRLDRIDPADTGKHADEGAARAKLGRDIARLAKLQDVLYAERRHAVLVVLQGMDTSGKDGTVKHVMNGVNPSGCEVVPFKVPTEEEAAHDFLWRAHRAAPRRGHITIFNRSHYEDVLVPRVHRTVPRAVVRQRYDQINGFERILAENGTLILKFFLHISKGEQRRRLLERLADPGKYWKFSAGDLKERALWDRYVTAYEKLLTRCSTRPAPWYVIPADHRWYRNLAVASALVAALEGLDSHYPPPALSPAQTRRLRAALGGR; encoded by the coding sequence ATGGCCCATCATCGCGTCCCGCCCCGCACCCGCGTCCGGCTCGATCGGATCGACCCCGCCGACACCGGCAAGCACGCCGACGAGGGCGCGGCGCGCGCCAAGCTCGGGCGCGACATCGCGCGGCTCGCGAAGCTCCAGGACGTACTCTACGCCGAACGCCGCCACGCGGTGCTGGTCGTGCTCCAGGGCATGGACACGTCGGGCAAGGACGGCACCGTCAAGCACGTCATGAACGGCGTCAACCCGAGCGGCTGCGAGGTCGTCCCCTTCAAGGTGCCGACCGAGGAGGAGGCCGCGCACGACTTCCTCTGGCGCGCGCACCGCGCCGCCCCGCGGCGCGGGCACATCACGATCTTCAACCGCTCGCACTACGAGGACGTGCTGGTGCCGCGCGTGCATCGCACCGTGCCGCGCGCGGTCGTGCGCCAGCGCTACGATCAGATCAACGGCTTCGAGCGCATCCTCGCCGAGAACGGCACCCTCATCCTGAAGTTCTTCCTCCACATCAGCAAGGGCGAGCAGCGCCGCCGGCTCCTCGAGCGCCTGGCCGACCCGGGCAAGTACTGGAAGTTCTCGGCGGGCGATTTGAAGGAGCGGGCGCTCTGGGACCGGTACGTGACGGCCTACGAGAAGCTCCTCACGCGCTGCAGCACGCGGCCCGCGCCCTGGTACGTGATCCCGGCCGACCACCGGTGGTATCGCAACCTGGCGGTCGCGTCGGCGCTGGTCGCCGCGCTCGAGGGGCTCGACAGCCACTACCCGCCCCCCGCGCTCTCGCCCGCCCAGACGCGCCGGCTGCGGGCGGCGCTCGGTGGGCGCTGA
- a CDS encoding Ppx/GppA family phosphatase, whose amino-acid sequence MTSGHLRAHPMTDGTRLARVSSVRLAAIDVGSNSVHLVVADVSADGRVEVVDRVKEMVRLGRRTFTTGRLPRAAMDLAVGAVKTFARLARARRVVRVRAVATSAVREARNGLTFVRRLRRETGLPVKVITGAEEARLIFRAAQHALGLHGGPHLLLDLGGGSVELVLVHEGRPLWLRSLPLGAARLTERFLAGDSPTARQVERLEKHLKRELGPLLTSARHAGVARVIGTSGTVNTLVAMAAGARGQDPARLHGAHATAREVTRVRRRVLALPAGRRAELPGMDAKRVDLMPAAAVLVDLVLARTGAPQLMACAWALREGVLLDLAGVRRDPMAGAEYDRQRAVEALAARFVGANAHGRHVARLALALFDGTAAALGLPATARELLHHAALLHDIGHAIEHNRHHHHSCYLIRNAELVAFDPLEIEIMAQVARGHRKQIPKLADPELRVLPGAARRVVRALAALLRTADALDRTQFGVVRRLAVTLSRARLVIEVEADGDEAELDLWAADRRAELLGRLLDRPVVLRRTRRGAAALPQLRASGAS is encoded by the coding sequence ATGACGAGCGGCCATCTGCGGGCGCATCCGATGACAGACGGGACGAGGCTCGCTAGAGTGTCGTCCGTGCGGCTCGCGGCGATCGACGTCGGCTCGAACTCCGTCCACCTCGTGGTCGCTGACGTGAGCGCCGACGGGCGCGTCGAGGTCGTCGACCGGGTGAAGGAGATGGTGCGCCTGGGGCGCCGCACCTTCACCACCGGCCGGCTCCCGCGCGCGGCGATGGATCTGGCCGTGGGCGCGGTGAAGACCTTCGCGCGCCTCGCGCGCGCGCGGCGCGTGGTGCGCGTGCGCGCGGTGGCCACCAGCGCGGTGCGCGAGGCGCGCAACGGTCTCACGTTCGTGCGCCGCCTGCGCCGCGAGACCGGGCTGCCCGTCAAGGTCATCACCGGGGCCGAGGAGGCGCGCCTCATCTTCCGCGCCGCGCAGCACGCGCTCGGGCTCCACGGCGGCCCCCATCTCCTCCTCGACCTGGGCGGGGGGAGCGTCGAGCTCGTGCTCGTGCACGAGGGCCGCCCGCTCTGGTTGCGCAGCCTGCCGCTCGGCGCCGCCCGCCTGACGGAGCGCTTCCTCGCCGGCGACTCGCCCACCGCGCGCCAGGTCGAGCGCCTGGAGAAGCACCTCAAGCGCGAGCTGGGCCCGCTCCTCACGTCGGCCCGCCACGCCGGCGTGGCGCGCGTGATCGGCACCTCGGGGACCGTGAACACGCTGGTCGCGATGGCGGCGGGCGCGCGCGGGCAGGATCCGGCGCGGCTCCACGGCGCCCACGCGACGGCGCGCGAGGTCACCCGCGTCCGCCGGCGCGTGCTCGCGCTCCCGGCCGGCCGCCGGGCGGAGCTCCCCGGTATGGACGCAAAGCGCGTCGACCTCATGCCAGCGGCGGCGGTTCTCGTGGACCTCGTGCTTGCCCGCACGGGCGCGCCGCAGCTGATGGCGTGCGCTTGGGCCCTGCGCGAGGGCGTGCTGCTCGACCTGGCCGGCGTGCGCCGGGATCCGATGGCGGGGGCGGAGTACGACCGCCAGCGCGCCGTGGAGGCCCTGGCGGCGCGCTTCGTGGGGGCGAATGCGCACGGCCGCCACGTGGCGCGCCTCGCGCTGGCGCTCTTCGACGGCACGGCCGCGGCGCTCGGTCTGCCCGCGACGGCACGCGAGCTCCTCCACCATGCCGCCCTCCTCCACGACATCGGGCACGCGATCGAGCACAACCGCCACCATCACCACTCGTGCTATCTCATCCGCAACGCGGAGCTCGTCGCCTTCGACCCGCTCGAGATCGAGATCATGGCGCAGGTGGCGCGCGGCCATCGCAAGCAGATCCCGAAGCTCGCCGACCCGGAGCTGCGGGTGCTGCCCGGCGCGGCGCGGCGGGTGGTACGCGCCCTCGCCGCGCTGCTGCGGACGGCCGACGCGCTCGACCGCACGCAATTCGGGGTGGTCCGGCGGCTCGCTGTCACGCTCTCGCGCGCCCGCCTGGTGATCGAGGTCGAGGCGGACGGCGACGAGGCCGAGCTCGACCTGTGGGCGGCCGACCGCCGGGCGGAGCTGCTCGGGCGGCTGCTCGACCGGCCGGTGGTGCTGCGCCGCACGCGCCGTGGCGCAGCGGCGCTCCCCCAGCTGCGCGCGAGCGGAGCGTCATGA
- a CDS encoding thymidylate kinase, whose protein sequence is MSVGGRASALTEPHPYPGRLITVEGIDGSGKSTQLLLLDRWLSARGFPVRFTEWNSSRLVRRAMRRGKKKDLLTPTTFSLLHAVDFADRLTYQIVPPLKAGMIVLADRYVYTAFSRDVARGVHPAWVRAVYSFAPRPDLALYFRVPIEVSLDRLLGGRAKLKYHEAGMDLGLAPEPVQSFRLFQSRVLDIYDRLAEEFELRVIDATGDIPTQQKVVRRMVQEVLRGYARPPAVERANGARG, encoded by the coding sequence ATGAGCGTGGGTGGCCGCGCGAGCGCCCTCACCGAGCCGCATCCCTACCCGGGCCGGCTCATCACGGTGGAGGGGATCGACGGCTCGGGGAAGTCGACCCAGCTCCTCCTCCTCGACCGCTGGCTCAGCGCGCGCGGCTTCCCCGTCCGCTTCACCGAGTGGAATTCTTCGCGTCTCGTCCGGCGGGCCATGAGGCGAGGCAAGAAGAAGGACCTGCTCACGCCGACTACCTTCAGCCTCCTGCACGCGGTCGACTTCGCCGACCGCCTCACCTACCAGATCGTCCCGCCGCTCAAGGCGGGCATGATCGTGCTCGCCGACCGCTACGTCTACACCGCCTTCAGCCGCGACGTGGCGCGCGGCGTCCATCCGGCATGGGTGCGCGCGGTCTACAGCTTCGCGCCCCGGCCGGACCTCGCGCTCTACTTCCGGGTGCCGATCGAGGTCTCGCTCGACCGCCTGCTCGGCGGGCGGGCGAAGCTCAAGTACCACGAGGCCGGCATGGACCTCGGCCTGGCGCCCGAGCCGGTGCAGAGCTTCCGCCTCTTCCAGAGCCGCGTCCTCGACATCTACGATCGCCTGGCGGAGGAGTTCGAGCTGCGCGTGATCGACGCGACGGGCGACATCCCGACCCAGCAGAAGGTGGTCCGGCGCATGGTCCAGGAGGTGCTGCGCGGCTACGCGCGCCCGCCGGCGGTCGAGAGGGCCAATGGCGCGCGGGGCTAG
- a CDS encoding thymidylate kinase — protein sequence MARGARRGRRWYGDGLPYLKTGPLPGHLIVIEGTDGVGRSTQIELLRPWLELEGWAVSNTGWTRSPLLSDTINEAKAGHELTVVTFSLLYAADFADRLEHQIIPALRAGFIVIADRYMYNAFARNTVMGADPHWTRQLFGCALMPDLVLYLEIDVDGLLPRVVQGKGMDYWESGMHLALGNDIFESFQRYQRRLIEEYNVLAREFDFVTVDARRSIDAIQGELREHVVAYLAGARRAPPSPGSDQTANHRVRRRG from the coding sequence ATGGCGCGCGGGGCTAGGCGCGGCAGGCGGTGGTACGGCGACGGCCTCCCCTACCTCAAGACGGGGCCGCTGCCCGGACACCTGATCGTCATCGAGGGCACGGACGGGGTCGGGCGCTCGACGCAGATCGAGCTCCTGCGCCCCTGGCTCGAGCTCGAGGGCTGGGCGGTGAGCAACACGGGCTGGACCCGCTCGCCGCTGCTCTCCGACACCATCAACGAGGCCAAGGCCGGCCACGAGCTGACCGTCGTCACCTTCAGCCTGCTCTACGCCGCCGACTTCGCCGATCGCCTCGAGCACCAGATCATCCCCGCGCTGCGCGCCGGCTTCATCGTGATCGCGGACCGCTACATGTACAACGCCTTCGCGCGCAACACGGTGATGGGGGCCGACCCGCACTGGACCCGCCAGCTCTTCGGGTGCGCGCTCATGCCCGACCTGGTCCTCTACCTCGAGATCGACGTCGACGGCCTCCTGCCGCGTGTCGTGCAGGGCAAGGGCATGGACTACTGGGAGTCCGGCATGCACCTGGCGCTCGGCAACGACATCTTCGAGTCCTTCCAGCGCTACCAGCGGCGCCTCATCGAGGAGTACAACGTGCTCGCCAGGGAGTTCGACTTCGTGACCGTCGATGCGCGCCGATCGATCGACGCCATCCAGGGCGAGCTGCGCGAGCACGTGGTCGCCTACCTCGCCGGGGCACGCCGCGCGCCGCCGTCCCCGGGCAGCGACCAGACCGCGAACCATCGCGTGCGCCGCCGCGGCTGA
- a CDS encoding CHAD domain-containing protein encodes MRADRSTPSRASCASTWSPTSPGHAARRRPRAATRPRTIACAAAAEMTALRVPQRAGLVLSPDDGAAVAARVVVRFHLRAFARVEPAARAGEVEPVHQLRVATRRLRAALRLFAPVLPARFAAAAHRDLAWLATAIGAVRDLHVLGETLRKQAARLDPELRRAVGPLGVALHEQHERTLAELGTRLDGKRARRLLERLAAFADSPAPVGRGPRLGDVAADLIRPHVRGVVRAGRRLGPDAAPPDLHRLRVRVKRLRYALETLRSLGDRSVREVLVRLERLQDTLGKGQDAATAIAWLRGYAATRGVPAASLLPAGALIQALARRVRKQRRRGLKAWRRFERTRLLESVLKELAAEASPPREAARA; translated from the coding sequence ATGCGCGCCGATCGATCGACGCCATCCAGGGCGAGCTGCGCGAGCACGTGGTCGCCTACCTCGCCGGGGCACGCCGCGCGCCGCCGTCCCCGGGCAGCGACCAGACCGCGAACCATCGCGTGCGCCGCCGCGGCTGAGATGACCGCGCTCCGCGTGCCCCAGCGGGCGGGACTCGTCCTCTCGCCCGACGACGGCGCAGCCGTCGCCGCCCGGGTCGTGGTCCGCTTTCACCTGCGCGCCTTCGCGCGCGTCGAGCCGGCCGCGCGGGCCGGCGAGGTCGAGCCGGTGCACCAGCTGCGGGTCGCCACGCGCCGGCTGCGCGCGGCGCTCCGGCTCTTCGCCCCCGTCCTGCCCGCACGCTTCGCCGCCGCGGCGCACCGCGACCTCGCCTGGCTCGCGACCGCGATCGGCGCCGTGCGCGACCTCCACGTCCTCGGCGAGACGTTGCGCAAGCAAGCGGCGCGGCTCGACCCGGAGCTGCGCCGGGCGGTCGGCCCGCTCGGCGTCGCGCTGCACGAGCAGCATGAGCGCACGCTCGCGGAGCTGGGCACGAGGCTCGACGGCAAGCGCGCCCGTCGCCTGCTCGAGCGGCTCGCCGCGTTCGCCGACTCGCCCGCCCCGGTCGGCCGTGGGCCGCGGCTGGGCGACGTCGCGGCCGACCTGATCCGCCCCCACGTGCGGGGGGTCGTGCGCGCCGGCCGCCGCCTCGGCCCTGACGCGGCACCTCCCGACCTGCATCGCCTCCGCGTCCGGGTGAAGCGGCTGCGCTACGCGCTCGAGACGCTGCGCAGCCTGGGCGACCGTTCGGTGCGCGAGGTCCTCGTACGCCTCGAGCGCCTGCAGGACACCCTCGGCAAGGGCCAGGACGCGGCCACGGCGATCGCCTGGCTGCGCGGCTACGCCGCGACCCGCGGAGTTCCGGCGGCATCGTTGCTGCCCGCCGGGGCGCTGATCCAGGCGCTGGCGCGCCGTGTGCGCAAGCAGCGCCGGCGCGGGCTCAAGGCCTGGCGGCGGTTCGAGCGCACCCGGCTCCTCGAGAGCGTGCTCAAGGAGCTGGCGGCCGAGGCGTCCCCGCCGCGGGAGGCGGCGCGCGCATGA
- the sixA gene encoding phosphohistidine phosphatase SixA: MMLYVLRHGVAEEVGPEGTDGSRRLTPAGRRKLRAVAAGVRGLGLAFDAILTSPLVRAAETAAIVAEALRNQPVPRELAALEPGVAPVETVRALRAFARHEHVAIVGHEPGLSGVVALLLTGSPDGLRLVLKKGGLVALEVRDPGRGRAATLHCMLTPRQLRRLGR; encoded by the coding sequence ATGATGCTCTACGTGCTGCGCCACGGGGTCGCCGAGGAGGTCGGCCCCGAGGGCACCGACGGCTCGCGGCGGCTCACTCCGGCCGGCCGGCGGAAGCTGCGCGCGGTGGCGGCCGGCGTGCGCGGCCTGGGCCTCGCCTTCGACGCGATCCTGACCAGCCCGCTCGTGCGCGCCGCGGAGACCGCGGCCATCGTCGCGGAGGCCCTGCGCAACCAGCCCGTGCCGCGCGAGCTGGCCGCGCTCGAGCCGGGCGTCGCGCCGGTCGAGACCGTGCGCGCCCTGCGCGCCTTTGCGCGCCACGAGCACGTGGCCATCGTGGGCCACGAGCCCGGCCTGAGCGGCGTCGTGGCGCTCCTCCTGACCGGCTCGCCCGACGGGCTGAGGCTGGTCCTCAAGAAAGGCGGCCTGGTCGCCCTCGAGGTGCGCGATCCGGGGCGGGGCCGCGCCGCGACGCTGCACTGCATGCTCACGCCGCGCCAGCTCAGGCGGCTCGGGCGCTGA